The Hymenobacter baengnokdamensis genome includes a region encoding these proteins:
- a CDS encoding glycine-rich protein has protein sequence MTEFSSVTRLARGATLLLAALGLLATAGAVQAQTTTNFTYTGGTQTYTVPAGVTKLNVVATGGGGGGNRGNNKGGVGAQVQATVTVVPGEVLTVVVGGQGTDSNSNGSSSVGGAGGYNGGGNGAYTGGGGGGATDLRRLTANGSTGDYLTSRNALLVAGGGGAGDFGSAAGGAGGTPNGGNGVSGQGGPAGQGATTTALGGGYPGSNGTGGNGYPNNFNAAGGGGYYGGGGGGYDGSQYPVGVNGGGGGSSFVLPTGSSNIAYSLVGASPTARWLLQRSFPPLLPTSAPAAGRWALVSRSRAAT, from the coding sequence ATGACAGAATTCTCCTCCGTAACCCGCCTGGCGCGGGGCGCTACCCTTCTCCTGGCGGCGCTGGGACTGCTGGCCACGGCCGGCGCAGTTCAGGCCCAAACAACCACTAATTTTACCTATACCGGAGGTACCCAGACCTACACCGTGCCGGCCGGTGTGACCAAGCTTAACGTAGTAGCCACGGGCGGCGGCGGTGGCGGCAATAGGGGCAATAACAAAGGAGGCGTGGGGGCACAGGTGCAGGCCACGGTAACGGTAGTGCCTGGGGAGGTACTCACCGTGGTGGTAGGCGGCCAGGGCACGGACAGCAACAGCAACGGCAGCAGTAGTGTCGGCGGTGCGGGCGGCTACAACGGCGGGGGCAACGGCGCCTACACGGGCGGCGGCGGCGGCGGAGCCACCGACCTGCGCCGACTGACCGCCAACGGCAGCACCGGTGATTACCTCACCAGCCGTAACGCGCTGCTGGTGGCCGGTGGCGGCGGGGCCGGCGACTTTGGCTCCGCTGCTGGCGGAGCCGGGGGCACTCCTAATGGCGGCAACGGCGTAAGTGGCCAGGGCGGCCCGGCTGGCCAGGGGGCCACAACCACCGCGCTCGGTGGCGGCTACCCAGGCTCTAATGGCACGGGGGGCAATGGCTACCCCAACAACTTTAACGCCGCAGGCGGCGGGGGCTACTACGGCGGCGGCGGCGGCGGCTATGACGGCAGCCAATACCCTGTTGGCGTTAATGGCGGCGGCGGCGGGTCGTCGTTCGTGCTGCCCACGGGTAGCAGCAATATCGCCTATAGCCTGGTGGGGGCCTCGCCAACGGCACGTTGGCTATTACAACGGTCATTCCCCCCTCTCTTACCAACATCAGCCCCAGCAGCGGGCCGGTGGGCACTAGTGTCACGCTCACGGGCAGCAACCTGA
- a CDS encoding LamG-like jellyroll fold domain-containing protein — protein MISILTANAQNVTVQLAANGTATLAATSVNNGSSGGSGTLTYTIQKIVYGQVAEGGTLTLTTPTGALFTAIPYASYGNSSGNNGNYTNTCNAATSKSVVSGALLNNNTGSIPVNNTTFGDPCYGTPKNLAVQAAYSADAATQPYTCADVAGPNYVLLTASDGTNTSTATAQVTVLAPPTATLTGSGTGMVGQTATLTGTNLSGATGLTINGVAATIISATASSLTFKVPAGATPAGNAVVTLPCGQSVSTAFTVTTNNALAFNNSASNYVSLPSSTPVPVGNSAYTIEAWIKPTSMGVYGIVGWGNYGTTSQVNALRLDPSGVIYNYWWANDLAANVGDISGKWHHVAATFDGTTRSIYLDGVLKASDKPSGHNVPDASNLRIGSTNNGEYFPGSLDEVRIYNTGLTQAQVQADMFSTSSALPGSQVYYANFDQGVAGGNNAGVTSLTDQTGRGNTGTLNNFALTGTTSNWVRSFPTITGISPSSGAQGTSVAVTGTNLLDATGFAFNGGAVSPFTTPGSDYSATITVPATASTGPVSVSSATLNQYKGPTFTFTGDLVVTTTMPIAAGSYSSITVNSPGNGTLAGPVTVSGSTTVNAGGTLNDGCNVLSGAGSFILAAGGTLGICSAQGITASGGSGAIQNTGARSFSTDASYVYNGTVAQSTGNGLPAQVRNLTTTNANTVTLSAATSVTQVVTVGAAGNLDLGFFGPTHPLTLLSSAAGTALVVNSGTGVVTGNAIVQRYIDPSLNSGAGYRHYAAPVTNTTVADLATTGFTPEVSQASVYNSSATPGTTTPFPNVFGYDQSRLTLTNNYAPFDKGFFVPASLSTALTPGQGYAVEIGAAQLVDFVGTLGNGNLTVNLSRNSGTTAADAGWALVGNPYPAPLDYSQVAPADRPNLDAAVYVVQSTGPYAGGYRAYVNGQSTSASNNPLIASSQGFFVRVSSGQTAGSLTFRNAQRATSYSSQATFQRTSADPRPALRLELAGHGLADAWVTYAEAVATAGFDREFDAGKLPNSTGLNLSSATAAGERLAIDGRPAFAPGLVLPLAVGVPAAGTYTLTAAAFSNLPAGLDAYLTDTQNGQVVKLSVGTIYSFDVSAAQSTALLTGRFALRFGSQTALATLPALTATAVNVYPNPAHGRFAVEVPGIAQATSVQVELLNTLGQVVGHQVAALPAAGTTLTVETTGLATGVYTLRLQAGTSTLAKRVVIQ, from the coding sequence TTGATTAGTATACTGACAGCCAACGCCCAAAACGTGACGGTGCAGCTCGCGGCCAACGGCACGGCCACGCTGGCCGCCACCAGCGTCAATAATGGCAGCAGCGGGGGAAGCGGTACTCTCACCTACACTATTCAGAAAATTGTATATGGCCAGGTAGCGGAGGGCGGTACCCTTACACTTACTACGCCCACCGGAGCGCTTTTTACGGCGATACCCTATGCCAGCTATGGTAACTCGTCGGGTAACAACGGTAACTACACCAACACTTGCAATGCAGCCACCAGCAAGTCGGTAGTGAGCGGCGCCCTGCTCAACAACAATACGGGTAGTATCCCGGTCAACAATACTACGTTTGGCGACCCCTGCTACGGCACCCCCAAAAACCTGGCGGTGCAGGCGGCCTACTCAGCCGACGCCGCCACGCAACCCTACACCTGCGCCGACGTGGCTGGCCCCAATTATGTACTGCTAACGGCCAGCGACGGTACAAATACCAGCACCGCTACTGCCCAGGTAACGGTGCTAGCCCCGCCCACTGCGACCCTCACCGGCTCGGGTACGGGCATGGTAGGCCAGACTGCCACCCTGACGGGCACTAACCTGAGCGGAGCCACCGGCCTTACTATCAATGGCGTGGCCGCTACCATTATCAGCGCTACGGCTTCGTCCCTCACGTTTAAGGTGCCGGCGGGCGCTACGCCCGCCGGCAACGCGGTGGTGACGCTGCCCTGCGGCCAGTCGGTGAGCACTGCCTTTACCGTGACGACCAACAACGCGCTGGCTTTTAACAACTCAGCAAGCAACTATGTATCCCTGCCCAGCAGCACCCCAGTTCCCGTGGGCAACAGCGCCTACACCATTGAGGCGTGGATAAAGCCTACCAGCATGGGGGTCTACGGCATTGTCGGCTGGGGCAACTACGGTACAACCAGTCAGGTGAACGCCCTGCGGCTGGACCCGTCTGGCGTGATATATAATTACTGGTGGGCTAACGACCTGGCAGCTAACGTGGGCGATATTAGTGGCAAGTGGCACCACGTGGCGGCCACCTTCGACGGCACCACGCGCAGCATTTACCTCGACGGAGTGCTTAAGGCCAGTGATAAGCCCAGCGGCCACAACGTGCCCGATGCTAGCAACTTACGCATCGGCTCCACAAATAACGGCGAATATTTCCCCGGCAGCCTCGACGAAGTGCGCATCTACAACACGGGCCTGACCCAGGCCCAGGTGCAGGCCGATATGTTCAGCACCAGCTCGGCCCTGCCCGGCAGCCAGGTTTACTACGCCAACTTTGACCAGGGCGTAGCCGGCGGCAACAACGCGGGTGTAACCAGTCTTACCGACCAAACCGGCAGGGGTAATACCGGTACGCTGAATAACTTCGCCCTGACCGGCACCACCAGCAACTGGGTACGCAGCTTCCCCACCATTACGGGCATTTCGCCCAGCAGCGGCGCACAGGGCACGAGCGTAGCCGTGACGGGTACCAACCTGCTCGACGCGACGGGCTTTGCCTTTAACGGCGGGGCCGTGTCGCCCTTCACAACGCCTGGCAGCGATTACTCGGCCACTATCACCGTGCCGGCCACGGCCAGCACTGGCCCGGTCAGCGTTAGCTCAGCTACGCTGAATCAGTATAAGGGACCGACTTTCACCTTTACCGGCGACCTGGTGGTAACTACAACTATGCCCATTGCGGCGGGCTCGTACAGCAGCATTACCGTTAACAGCCCCGGCAATGGTACCCTGGCCGGCCCCGTCACGGTGAGCGGCAGCACAACGGTGAATGCGGGCGGCACCCTCAACGACGGCTGCAACGTGCTCAGCGGTGCGGGCAGCTTTATACTGGCGGCGGGTGGCACACTGGGCATTTGCTCGGCTCAGGGCATCACGGCCAGCGGTGGCAGCGGCGCTATCCAGAACACGGGCGCCCGCTCTTTCTCGACCGATGCCAGCTACGTGTATAACGGCACGGTTGCCCAGAGCACCGGCAACGGCCTGCCGGCGCAGGTGCGCAACCTCACGACTACCAATGCCAATACCGTTACCCTGAGCGCCGCCACCAGCGTGACCCAGGTAGTGACAGTGGGCGCAGCCGGCAACCTGGACCTGGGCTTCTTCGGGCCTACCCATCCCCTGACATTGCTGAGCAGTGCCGCCGGCACGGCCCTGGTAGTGAACAGCGGCACGGGCGTGGTAACGGGCAACGCCATCGTGCAGCGCTACATCGACCCCAGCCTGAACAGCGGTGCGGGCTACCGCCACTACGCTGCCCCGGTGACCAACACCACCGTGGCCGACTTAGCTACCACGGGCTTCACGCCCGAAGTGAGCCAGGCCAGTGTGTATAACAGCTCGGCCACGCCGGGTACCACCACGCCTTTCCCCAACGTTTTTGGCTACGACCAGAGCCGCCTGACGCTTACCAACAACTACGCGCCTTTTGATAAGGGCTTCTTTGTGCCGGCCAGCCTGAGCACGGCCCTTACGCCTGGCCAGGGCTACGCCGTGGAAATCGGGGCGGCGCAGCTCGTTGACTTCGTGGGCACGCTCGGTAATGGCAACCTGACCGTAAACCTGAGTCGCAACAGCGGCACCACGGCGGCCGATGCGGGCTGGGCACTGGTGGGCAACCCCTACCCGGCTCCGCTCGACTACTCGCAGGTGGCTCCCGCCGACCGCCCCAACCTGGATGCGGCCGTGTATGTAGTGCAAAGCACCGGCCCCTATGCCGGCGGCTACCGCGCTTACGTGAATGGCCAGAGCACCAGCGCCAGCAATAATCCGCTCATTGCCAGCAGCCAGGGCTTCTTTGTGCGGGTAAGCAGCGGGCAAACCGCCGGTTCGCTCACCTTCCGCAATGCCCAGCGGGCCACGAGCTACAGCAGCCAGGCTACTTTCCAGCGCACCAGCGCCGACCCGCGCCCTGCTCTGCGCCTGGAGCTGGCCGGTCACGGCCTGGCCGATGCCTGGGTAACCTATGCTGAAGCTGTCGCCACGGCGGGCTTCGACCGCGAGTTCGACGCTGGCAAGCTGCCTAATTCGACGGGGCTGAACCTGAGCAGCGCAACAGCCGCCGGTGAGCGTCTGGCCATCGACGGTCGCCCCGCCTTCGCGCCGGGCCTGGTGCTGCCGCTGGCGGTAGGGGTGCCGGCCGCCGGCACCTACACCCTGACGGCCGCTGCTTTCAGCAACCTGCCCGCCGGCCTCGATGCCTACCTGACCGACACCCAGAATGGTCAGGTAGTGAAACTGAGCGTAGGTACTATATATAGCTTCGATGTTTCCGCAGCTCAGTCTACGGCGTTGCTGACCGGCCGCTTTGCTCTGCGCTTCGGCTCGCAAACGGCCCTGGCCACGCTGCCCGCCCTCACGGCCACTGCCGTAAATGTGTATCCGAACCCGGCCCATGGCCGCTTTGCGGTAGAGGTGCCGGGTATTGCCCAGGCTACTTCGGTGCAGGTTGAATTACTCAATACGCTGGGCCAGGTAGTTGGGCACCAGGTGGCCGCGCTACCGGCGGCCGGCACCACGCTCACCGTGGAGACGACCGGTCTGGCTACTGGGGTGTACACGCTGCGTTTGCAGGCGGGCACCAGCACGCTGGCCAAACGCGTGGTTATTCAATAG
- a CDS encoding PID-CTERM protein-sorting domain-containing protein, with protein sequence MKLLLTMALLLALTGLAQAQAPGSTGPTPQAVTSVPLDGGASLLLASGVAYGLKRLRKRRQR encoded by the coding sequence ATGAAACTACTGCTAACAATGGCCCTGCTGCTGGCGCTCACCGGCCTGGCCCAGGCGCAGGCCCCGGGCTCGACGGGCCCCACGCCGCAGGCCGTGACGTCCGTGCCCCTCGATGGGGGCGCATCCTTGCTGCTGGCCTCGGGTGTGGCCTATGGCCTCAAGCGCCTGCGCAAGCGCCGCCAGCGTTAA